One genomic window of Blastopirellula retiformator includes the following:
- a CDS encoding alpha-keto acid decarboxylase family protein, producing MPQSSSSSIAGLSIGQYLIRRLQEYGLQDIFGIPGDYILSFYSMLEQSPINMVGCTREDCAGFAADAYARVHGMGAVCVTYCVGGLSICNSVAGAYAEKSPVVVLTGSPGLRERVNNPLLHHMVREFSTQKDVFEKLCVAGTELVDPVTAFREIDRVLDACARFKRPVYIELPRDMVNVVPHISHTYQEPTTTSDPQALEEAAAEAARLIAAAERPAIIAGVELHRFQLQDELVKLAEATGIPVSATMLGKSVMAETHPLYVGLYEGAMGREAVTEFVEDSDLILVLGAFMTDINLGIFTANLDPSKCIYATSEQLRVRHHHYHGVTLPDFMRALAAQKPHPPKRPIPEALAMQQLPVGELTDEPLTVRRMVPMINELLDDDVIVVADIGDSLFSATELVTRGQSEFLSPAYYTSMGFAVPATLGVQTAKPKARVISIIGDGAFQMTGMELSTIVRNGYDPVVIVLDNHGYGTERWLHAGKWEYNEIHPWNYSKLPDVLGGGTGYEVRTEKEFHEALHSAWDDRNGLSVIHVHLSDQDASETLNRLATRMGRNI from the coding sequence ATGCCGCAGTCGAGTAGTAGTAGCATCGCCGGACTATCCATTGGCCAGTACCTCATTCGTCGCTTGCAGGAATATGGACTGCAAGACATCTTCGGCATTCCGGGAGACTACATTCTCTCGTTCTATTCGATGCTGGAGCAAAGCCCGATCAACATGGTCGGTTGCACGCGTGAGGACTGCGCCGGTTTCGCCGCCGACGCTTATGCCCGCGTCCATGGCATGGGCGCCGTCTGCGTCACCTACTGCGTTGGCGGTCTGAGCATCTGCAACTCGGTCGCCGGCGCCTACGCCGAAAAGTCGCCGGTCGTCGTGCTGACCGGTTCGCCTGGCCTGCGCGAGCGGGTCAACAATCCGCTGCTGCATCACATGGTGCGCGAGTTCAGCACGCAAAAAGACGTCTTTGAAAAGCTGTGCGTCGCCGGTACCGAACTGGTCGATCCGGTCACCGCCTTCCGCGAGATCGATCGGGTGCTCGACGCCTGCGCTCGGTTCAAGCGTCCCGTCTATATCGAACTGCCGCGCGACATGGTCAACGTCGTGCCGCACATCAGCCACACCTATCAGGAACCGACCACCACTAGCGATCCGCAGGCCCTGGAAGAAGCGGCGGCCGAAGCGGCTCGCTTGATCGCCGCAGCCGAGCGCCCCGCCATCATCGCCGGCGTCGAACTGCATCGTTTCCAACTGCAGGACGAACTGGTCAAACTGGCCGAAGCGACCGGCATTCCAGTTTCGGCGACGATGCTCGGCAAGAGCGTCATGGCCGAGACGCATCCGCTGTACGTCGGTCTGTACGAAGGCGCCATGGGACGCGAAGCGGTCACCGAGTTCGTCGAGGACAGCGACTTGATCCTGGTTCTGGGCGCGTTCATGACCGACATCAACCTCGGCATTTTCACCGCCAACCTCGATCCGTCGAAGTGCATCTACGCCACCAGCGAACAACTGCGCGTGCGGCATCATCATTATCATGGCGTCACGCTGCCCGACTTCATGCGAGCCCTGGCCGCTCAAAAACCGCATCCGCCGAAACGGCCGATTCCCGAGGCATTGGCGATGCAGCAACTTCCGGTTGGCGAACTGACCGACGAGCCGCTGACCGTCCGCCGCATGGTGCCGATGATCAACGAGTTGCTCGACGACGACGTGATCGTGGTCGCCGACATTGGCGATTCGCTCTTCTCGGCGACCGAACTGGTTACCCGCGGGCAATCCGAATTTTTGAGCCCCGCCTATTACACGTCGATGGGCTTCGCCGTGCCGGCGACCTTGGGCGTGCAAACCGCCAAGCCGAAGGCTCGGGTTATCTCGATCATCGGCGACGGGGCGTTTCAGATGACCGGCATGGAACTGTCGACGATCGTTCGTAACGGCTACGATCCGGTCGTCATTGTGCTCGACAATCATGGTTACGGCACCGAACGCTGGCTGCATGCCGGCAAATGGGAATACAACGAAATCCATCCCTGGAACTACAGCAAACTACCCGACGTCCTCGGCGGCGGCACTGGTTACGAAGTCCGGACCGAAAAGGAGTTTCATGAAGCGCTCCATAGTGCCTGGGACGACCGCAACGGCCTGAGCGTGATCCACGTCCACCTGTCGGACCAAGACGCCAGCGAAACTTTGAATCGTTTGGCCACACGCATGGGCCGCAACATCTAG
- a CDS encoding IS4 family transposase, with amino-acid sequence MRKSSKNRKSAAASASAGDQQSIHVQGLKYFAKLRPLLAELHDEGTARDAAGNRTLHFDQYCLLVLLYVLNPGISSLRALSQASELTKVQQKLGNEKASLGSLSESARLFDPERLKAIIGLLTEQVQAGKLDAKAAKFAQGLIAVDGSVVNALPSIMAATLLKQTTGSAVVRWRLHTHFEVASFTPQSITVTPNGGGENDERAVLARSLEADKIYAMDRGYAKFKLFNAIDQRGSSYLCRLRDNSKYDVLEEHPLTDGDRAAGILSDQTVLLGKTSKKEDRPDHLVRLVCVKCTPHKNRTGGKVKGSKAPSSDGVLRIATNMPFAPAEIIAILYSYRWTVEIFFRFYKQLMGGAHLISHSKNGIEIQVYCAMIACLLIHLWIGGKPSKRTFEMIGYYFTGLANEEEMLAHIAKIRKQAAATAKKKS; translated from the coding sequence GTGCGGAAGTCTTCTAAAAATCGCAAATCGGCGGCCGCGTCTGCTAGCGCTGGCGACCAACAATCGATTCATGTGCAAGGCCTGAAGTACTTTGCCAAGTTGCGGCCGTTGTTGGCGGAACTTCATGACGAGGGGACAGCTCGCGATGCCGCTGGCAACCGCACGTTGCACTTCGATCAGTATTGTCTGCTGGTGCTGCTTTACGTTTTGAACCCCGGCATTTCTAGTCTGCGAGCGCTTTCGCAGGCAAGCGAACTGACCAAGGTTCAGCAGAAACTCGGCAACGAGAAAGCGTCGCTTGGCTCGCTTTCCGAGAGTGCTCGGCTGTTCGATCCGGAGCGACTGAAAGCCATTATCGGACTGCTGACCGAGCAGGTTCAAGCCGGAAAACTCGACGCCAAAGCGGCGAAGTTCGCCCAGGGGCTCATCGCCGTTGACGGCAGCGTGGTGAACGCGTTGCCGTCGATCATGGCCGCGACGCTGTTGAAGCAGACGACCGGTTCGGCCGTTGTGCGTTGGCGACTGCACACGCACTTCGAGGTCGCCAGTTTCACGCCGCAATCGATCACCGTGACGCCTAACGGCGGCGGCGAAAATGACGAACGAGCGGTGCTGGCGCGTTCGCTGGAGGCGGACAAGATTTATGCGATGGATCGTGGTTACGCCAAGTTCAAACTGTTCAACGCGATCGATCAGCGCGGCAGCAGCTATCTCTGTCGCCTGCGCGACAACTCGAAGTATGACGTGCTCGAAGAACATCCGCTGACCGATGGCGATCGAGCCGCAGGAATCCTCAGCGATCAGACCGTGCTGCTTGGCAAGACGAGCAAGAAGGAAGATCGTCCCGATCATCTGGTTCGACTTGTCTGCGTGAAGTGCACGCCGCACAAGAATCGAACTGGCGGCAAGGTGAAAGGTTCCAAGGCGCCAAGCAGCGACGGCGTGCTGCGAATCGCGACGAACATGCCGTTCGCCCCAGCCGAAATCATCGCGATTCTTTATTCATATCGCTGGACGGTCGAAATCTTCTTCCGCTTCTACAAGCAACTGATGGGTGGCGCGCACCTGATCAGTCACAGCAAAAACGGAATCGAGATTCAGGTTTACTGCGCGATGATCGCCTGCCTGTTGATCCACCTGTGGATCGGCGGCAAGCCAAGCAAACGGACGTTCGAGATGATCGGTTACTACTTCACCGGCCTGGCCAACGAAGAGGAGATGCTGGCCCACATCGCCAAGATCCGAAAGCAAGCCGCCGCGACAGCGAAGAAAAAATCGTAG
- a CDS encoding 30S ribosomal protein S1, with protein sequence MSVDPSQDPQAQSETPAEAHTSAPEQAAPETAAPENSSQASSEADAPKRKLRIGSQRDEDKPAPAPMPAAAAAPQRPERPKPPKTESQEQPTAIPEDLDSLQTTQEIEKLPVSSDGRVAVPNRRQKMDDVEREVEVALGGLSLDEMIAGETAMQGISGKSLEADSRHAATVLRIHREEVFIDLPGQNQGFVSLRTFVAPPEIGDKLEVVIVKFDREQGLYEALVPGSSVSVVDWGDIKEGVLVDAVVDGVNKGGLECAVGQVRGFIPASQIAMHHVTKMDDYLGQKLQCLVTEANPERRNLVLSARAVAEKAKEDSRKETMGALQIGQIREGTVTRIQDFGAFVDIGGVDGLVHVSQISWERVQHPSDALSEGQAVRVKVTKIDPETGKIGLSIRDTLENPWQKVAAEFAVGAIASGKVTKIMDFGAFVEIAPGVEGLVHVSEVSHTRVSRIQSVLKPGETVEVKVVNIDQEKRRIGLSIKALAPAPVGKGGGKKKEVEEIDVDRALKVKPTAGELKGGIVNEQSEGSKFGLKW encoded by the coding sequence ATGTCTGTTGATCCCAGCCAGGATCCGCAAGCCCAGTCGGAGACGCCGGCTGAAGCTCACACCTCCGCGCCTGAACAGGCTGCTCCTGAAACCGCAGCCCCTGAGAACTCGTCCCAGGCGAGCAGCGAGGCCGATGCGCCCAAACGCAAGTTGCGGATTGGATCGCAGCGTGACGAAGATAAACCGGCGCCTGCCCCGATGCCGGCGGCTGCGGCGGCCCCGCAACGTCCGGAGCGGCCGAAACCTCCTAAGACTGAATCGCAGGAACAACCTACGGCTATTCCCGAAGATCTCGATTCTTTGCAGACAACTCAAGAAATCGAGAAACTTCCGGTCTCATCCGATGGTCGCGTCGCGGTTCCGAATCGTCGGCAAAAGATGGACGACGTCGAGCGCGAAGTCGAAGTGGCCCTCGGGGGGCTCTCGCTCGATGAGATGATCGCTGGCGAAACCGCCATGCAGGGAATCTCCGGAAAATCGCTGGAAGCCGACAGTCGCCACGCCGCCACGGTGCTGCGGATTCACCGCGAAGAAGTCTTTATCGACCTCCCCGGTCAAAACCAAGGCTTCGTTTCGCTCCGCACGTTTGTCGCTCCTCCCGAGATCGGCGACAAGCTGGAAGTGGTCATCGTCAAATTCGATCGCGAGCAAGGTCTCTACGAAGCGCTCGTGCCCGGCTCGTCGGTCTCGGTCGTCGATTGGGGCGATATCAAAGAAGGCGTCTTGGTCGATGCGGTCGTCGATGGCGTCAACAAGGGCGGCCTGGAATGTGCCGTCGGTCAGGTTCGCGGTTTCATCCCGGCCAGCCAGATCGCCATGCATCACGTCACCAAGATGGACGACTATCTTGGTCAAAAGCTGCAGTGCCTGGTGACGGAAGCCAATCCGGAACGCCGTAACCTAGTGCTCAGCGCTCGCGCCGTCGCCGAGAAGGCGAAGGAAGATAGCCGCAAAGAAACGATGGGCGCTTTGCAGATCGGCCAGATCCGTGAAGGGACCGTCACCCGCATTCAAGACTTTGGCGCCTTTGTCGACATCGGCGGCGTTGACGGCCTGGTGCACGTCAGCCAGATCAGCTGGGAACGAGTTCAGCATCCGAGCGACGCGTTGAGTGAAGGTCAGGCAGTTCGCGTCAAAGTGACCAAGATCGATCCCGAGACCGGCAAGATCGGCCTTTCGATTCGCGACACGCTCGAAAACCCGTGGCAGAAAGTCGCCGCCGAGTTTGCGGTCGGCGCGATCGCCTCGGGCAAAGTGACCAAGATCATGGACTTCGGCGCGTTTGTCGAAATCGCGCCCGGCGTCGAAGGCCTGGTTCATGTCTCCGAAGTAAGCCATACCCGCGTCAGCCGCATTCAATCGGTTCTCAAACCGGGCGAAACGGTCGAAGTGAAAGTGGTCAACATCGACCAAGAGAAACGCCGCATCGGCCTCTCGATCAAAGCCCTCGCCCCGGCCCCGGTCGGCAAAGGGGGCGGCAAGAAAAAGGAAGTGGAAGAAATCGACGTCGACCGCGCCCTGAAGGTCAAACCGACCGCCGGCGAACTGAAAGGCGGCATCGTCAACGAACAGAGCGAAGGCTCGAAGTTCGGCCTGAAGTGGTAA
- a CDS encoding Gfo/Idh/MocA family protein yields the protein MSKVRWGVLSTAKIGTKKVIPGMQNGAYCEVSAIASRNLAKARAAASELGIAKAYGSYEALLEDPEIDAIYNPLPNHMHVPWTIKAIEAGKHVLCEKPVGLTADEAQKLLDVARKHPQLRVMEAFMYRHHPQWQKARDIVRDGGIGRPVSIQTWFSYFNDDADDIRNQPEYGGGALMDIGCYPISLSRFIFEGEPRRVMASVTIDEQFKTDTVTSAIIDFGGITSTFTCSTKSAPYQRVHIIGTTGRIEVKIPFNAPPDEPCILYHETNEEIQELRLPIADQYTIQGDLMSKAILDESPTPTPLTDAVANMRVIEAIFRSGKSGKWETIAKDSAE from the coding sequence ATGAGCAAAGTTCGCTGGGGCGTTCTGAGTACGGCGAAAATTGGTACGAAAAAAGTGATTCCCGGGATGCAGAACGGGGCTTACTGCGAAGTAAGCGCGATCGCATCGCGGAATCTCGCCAAAGCCCGCGCGGCTGCTAGCGAGTTGGGAATCGCCAAAGCGTACGGTTCGTACGAAGCGCTGTTGGAAGATCCGGAAATCGATGCGATTTACAATCCGCTCCCCAACCACATGCATGTGCCGTGGACGATCAAAGCGATCGAAGCCGGCAAGCACGTCTTGTGCGAAAAGCCGGTCGGCCTGACCGCCGACGAGGCGCAGAAGCTGCTCGACGTCGCCCGCAAGCATCCGCAGCTCCGCGTGATGGAGGCGTTCATGTATCGCCATCATCCGCAGTGGCAAAAGGCGCGAGACATCGTTCGCGACGGCGGCATCGGCCGACCCGTTTCGATCCAGACCTGGTTTTCGTACTTCAACGACGACGCCGACGACATCCGCAACCAGCCTGAGTATGGCGGCGGCGCCTTGATGGACATCGGCTGCTATCCGATTTCGCTGTCGCGGTTCATCTTTGAAGGAGAGCCGCGCCGCGTGATGGCCAGCGTCACGATCGACGAGCAGTTCAAGACCGACACGGTCACCTCGGCGATCATCGACTTCGGCGGCATCACCAGCACGTTTACCTGCAGCACCAAGTCGGCCCCGTATCAACGGGTGCACATCATCGGCACGACCGGCCGGATCGAAGTGAAGATCCCGTTCAACGCCCCGCCGGACGAACCGTGCATCCTGTATCACGAAACGAACGAAGAGATCCAAGAGCTGCGACTGCCGATCGCCGATCAGTACACGATCCAAGGCGATCTGATGTCCAAAGCGATCCTCGACGAATCGCCGACCCCGACGCCGCTGACCGACGCCGTCGCCAACATGCGGGTGATCGAAGCGATCTTCCGCAGCGGCAAAAGCGGCAAGTGGGAAACGATCGCCAAAGATTCGGCCGAATAA
- a CDS encoding MarC family protein, with translation MNFELLLSEFLLLVATIDPIGTLSIFVGVTGKAAKEDRPRIALKATLIGGAVLLAFLILGQFVLGALDVRLESFQLGGGIILFLLGLQMVFGVGPAVEPPKPEAGHDVAVFPLALPSIASPGSILAVVILTDNHRFTVFEQTITAVVLVVVLALCYVLMLLANPIHRLIGDTGGTIIVKVMGLLLCALATENCIDAIQKLWS, from the coding sequence ATGAATTTCGAGCTTCTGCTAAGTGAATTTCTGTTACTCGTCGCGACGATCGATCCGATCGGCACGCTCTCGATCTTTGTCGGCGTAACGGGCAAAGCCGCCAAGGAAGATCGCCCCCGCATTGCGCTCAAAGCGACGCTGATCGGCGGCGCCGTGCTGCTGGCGTTTCTAATCTTGGGACAGTTTGTCCTAGGCGCACTCGATGTGCGGCTCGAGTCATTTCAGCTCGGCGGCGGCATCATCCTGTTCCTGCTCGGGCTGCAGATGGTCTTCGGCGTCGGCCCGGCCGTCGAACCTCCCAAACCGGAAGCAGGCCACGACGTCGCCGTCTTTCCGCTGGCCCTGCCGTCGATCGCCAGTCCAGGCTCGATCTTGGCGGTCGTGATTTTGACCGACAACCATCGCTTTACTGTGTTCGAGCAAACGATCACCGCGGTCGTATTGGTCGTCGTGTTGGCACTCTGCTACGTCTTGATGCTGCTGGCCAACCCCATCCACCGCCTGATCGGCGACACCGGCGGCACGATCATCGTGAAAGTGATGGGTTTGCTACTCTGCGCCCTGGCGACCGAAAACTGCATCGACGCGATCCAAAAGCTGTGGAGCTAG
- a CDS encoding 3-keto-disaccharide hydrolase: MSLEILLVKNEGNSGVQFRSEALPGGSVSGYQADVGAGWWGKLYEEHGRGLLWDKSGEPHLKPGEWNQYEIVAQGDHIQTFLNGKACVDLKDEKGAKRGVFALQLHSGGPTEVRFRNPKLEILESSE; the protein is encoded by the coding sequence TTGTCGCTCGAGATCCTGCTCGTCAAGAACGAAGGAAATAGCGGCGTGCAGTTTCGTAGCGAAGCGCTGCCTGGCGGTTCGGTTTCTGGCTATCAGGCCGACGTTGGCGCCGGCTGGTGGGGCAAACTGTACGAAGAGCATGGCCGCGGCTTGCTGTGGGACAAGTCAGGCGAACCGCACCTGAAGCCGGGCGAGTGGAACCAGTATGAGATCGTCGCCCAAGGAGACCACATTCAGACCTTTCTCAACGGAAAAGCGTGCGTCGACCTGAAGGATGAAAAGGGCGCCAAGCGAGGCGTCTTTGCCCTGCAACTCCACTCAGGCGGGCCGACCGAGGTCCGCTTCCGCAACCCGAAGTTGGAAATATTGGAATCATCGGAATAG